Sequence from the Nitrospirota bacterium genome:
CCATCTGGCGTATTAGAGTCATAAATAAACAGAAAAGTTTACGCTATCTTAGCAAAACATAATCCACGAAATACCTGTCCACATAATTTAGCCCATTCTGGAGTCTTTGAGAGCATCTTTGCAGGGACATTTCCTTTTTGAGGGGATATGTATTATGCATTCTTTTAAGACCATGTTGATTTTGGCAGTTGAAGACTTCATTGTTTTTAACACTTCTGTTGTTGTAAGTTTTGTCCTGCTTATACCAGCAGCATAATTGGTGACAACCGATACCCCTGCAAAGCAGATTTCCAGTTCTCTTGCAAGAGACGCCTCAGGCATTGCAGTCATCCCGACAACATCTGCGCCCATAATCTTATAGGCCATTATCTCTGCCTTTGACTCCAGCCTCGGCCCATTTGTGCAAATGTAAGCCCCGCCTTTAATAAGGACAATCCCTGTCTTTTTGCCAGCTTTTATAAGTGCTTTTCTTATCTCAGGGCAATAGGGTTCTGTGAAATCTATATGCACAACTTCAGGGCCGTCATAGAAAGTCGAGTTTCTTCCACCTGTCATATCAATCACCTGGTCGGGGATGACAATTCCACCGGGCTTCATTTCTTTACTGATGCCGCCCACTGCACTGACAGATATAATTCTTTTGACCCCGAGCTCTTTAAGCCCCCAGATATTAGCCCGGTAATTTACTCTGTGTGGCGGGATATTATGAGCAGAGCCATGGCGGGGGAGAAAGGCTATTTCTACATCATTTATCTCAACAATCCTGTAATCGTCAGATGGCTTCCCAAATGGAGTAACAATCCTTTTCTTTTTTTTAATTACCAGCCCTGGTATTTCGTATATTCCACTTCCAGCAATAAGCCCAATCTCTGGCATATTCCCTCCATATTGTTATAATAGTCTACTAAATTGCTGAGCAATTTTCATTACAAAACAGTCTACTGGAGGTAATATGCTTGACCATGAACTTTTATTTAGGGTCTTAAAAAGGACTCTTTCTAAGGGTGGAGATTTCGCAGATATTTTTGGTGAACGTACACATTCAACTTCAATACAGCTTGAGGATAACAGGGTAGAAAAGATACTGAGCGGTGTTGATGCAGGTACAGGTGTAAGGGTAATTTTTGGTCAGAAGTCTGCCTATGCTTACAGTAATGATTTTTCAGAAGCAGGCATATTAGAGCTTGCAGATGCAGCAGGTAAGGCTGTGAGGATGTCAGCAGCAGGATTCACCATTGATTTAAAGAAAAAGGTACCATCAGTTGATTTCGCTATAAAGTTGCTGCCGGAGAATGTACCTATGGATAGAAAGATTCATCTCATTGAGTCTGCCAATAAGGCGGCCAGAGGTGTGGATTCAAGGGTTAAACAGGTGTCGGTAATTTACAGGGATTCGGTTCAAAAGGTTCAGATTGCAACCTCGGATGGCAATATTGCTGAAGATGAGCGCATATACACCACTGCTGTGATACAGGTTGTTGCTGCTGAAGGTGATATTATCCAGACTGGCTATGAACCTGTTGGTGGGTTTATAGGTTTTGAGCTTTTTGATGAAAACCCCCTCGATGAGATAGCCATCAAGACCGCAAAAAGGGCGGTGGCGATGCTCAGAGCTAAAAAGGCCCCTGGCGGAAGGATGCCGGTTGTTATCTCGGCCAGGGCTGGCGGCACAATGATACATGAGGCTATAGGGCATGGCCTTGAAGCAGACCTCGCACAGCAGGGGCTGTCTGTGTATTCCAATAAGATTGGAAGTCAGGTGGCCTCTCCTTTAATAACAGTTATTGATGATTCGACCCTGCCGAACAAGAGGGGTTCATTTAGATTTGACGATGAGGGCACCTCTTCTCAGAGAACCATACTCGTAGAAAAGGGGATTCTTAAGGGCTATATGTATGACATACTTACAGCCATGAAAGACGGAGTTGCATCCACTGGTAATGGCCGGCGTGAGTCCTATAAGCACAGACCAATACCGAGGATGACAAATACCTTTATTGCCCAGGGTGAGGAAAGCCCTGAAGCTGTAATTAAATCAGTGGAAAAGGGGCTCTTTGTGAAAAAAATGGGAGGAGGACAGGTTAATACAGTTACAGGGGAGTTTGTCTTTGAGGTCTCTGATGGTTATCTCATAGAGAAAGGTAAGGTCGGTGAGCCACTCAGAGGCGCAACATTATGCGGCAATGGCCCTGAAATCCTGAGAGCTATAGATATGGTCGCTAACGATCTTGGCTTTTCTATTGGAACCTGCGGTAAGGATGCCCAGGGTGTCCCGGTTTCAGATGCAATGCCAACAATAAGGATTCCTGACATGGTAGTTGGCGGAGAGGTGTATAAATAAAGCTACATAGTAAATGTATAAGTAATACACTTTATGTTTTAATTCCTTGATTTTAAAGAATATTCCGCTGGTATTTAATTTGCATATCATAATTAAGATATGCGTTTACAAAGGACGATAAAGGAAGAGATTCAGATAAAAGGCCTTGGTTTGCATACTGGAAGGGAGATAAATCTACGCTTAAGGCCTGCCCCGCGCGATACAGGTATAATTTTTGTACGAAAAGACAGGAACAACACTGAAATAAAGGCTCACGTAAGCTCTGTTATAGATACAGCATTTGCTACAAGTATCGGGTTTGATGGTGTAAGGGTAGGAACAGTTGAGCATATCATGGCTGCCCTTGCAGGTCTTGGTATTGATAATATTTATATCGAACTTGATGGCCCGGAGGTCCCTATAATGGATGGTAGTGCCTTTATTTTTACCAGACTTATACTTCAAGCAGGTATTGCTAAACAGGGCAAAAAAGTGTCATGTTTGCGGATTACAAAACCTATTATGCTTATTGAAAGGCAATGCCAGATAGCAGTGGCCCCATACGAAGGTCTAAAAATTACCTACAGTGTTCATTATAATCATCCTGTTTTTGGCGAACAAAGATTGGGTGTCGATATCAATGAGGCAAATTTTATTAAGGATTTGGCGCCAGCCAGGACCTTTGGGTTTTTGAAGGATGTTGAAACTTTGAGGGATAGGGGGTTAGCAAAAGGTGGCTCCCTGGATAATGCTATTGTAATTGGAAACGACAATATCCTTAATAAAGGCGGACTTCGATTTAAAGATGAATTCG
This genomic interval carries:
- the mtnP gene encoding S-methyl-5'-thioadenosine phosphorylase, producing MPEIGLIAGSGIYEIPGLVIKKKKRIVTPFGKPSDDYRIVEINDVEIAFLPRHGSAHNIPPHRVNYRANIWGLKELGVKRIISVSAVGGISKEMKPGGIVIPDQVIDMTGGRNSTFYDGPEVVHIDFTEPYCPEIRKALIKAGKKTGIVLIKGGAYICTNGPRLESKAEIMAYKIMGADVVGMTAMPEASLARELEICFAGVSVVTNYAAGISRTKLTTTEVLKTMKSSTAKINMVLKECIIHIPSKRKCPCKDALKDSRMG
- a CDS encoding UDP-3-O-acyl-N-acetylglucosamine deacetylase gives rise to the protein MRLQRTIKEEIQIKGLGLHTGREINLRLRPAPRDTGIIFVRKDRNNTEIKAHVSSVIDTAFATSIGFDGVRVGTVEHIMAALAGLGIDNIYIELDGPEVPIMDGSAFIFTRLILQAGIAKQGKKVSCLRITKPIMLIERQCQIAVAPYEGLKITYSVHYNHPVFGEQRLGVDINEANFIKDLAPARTFGFLKDVETLRDRGLAKGGSLDNAIVIGNDNILNKGGLRFKDEFVRHKILDAVGDFALLGFPVYGHIMADKSGHSLNIKFLRKLLSFVDCWEIVSEPVAANPVFAVHV
- a CDS encoding TldD/PmbA family protein, translating into MLDHELLFRVLKRTLSKGGDFADIFGERTHSTSIQLEDNRVEKILSGVDAGTGVRVIFGQKSAYAYSNDFSEAGILELADAAGKAVRMSAAGFTIDLKKKVPSVDFAIKLLPENVPMDRKIHLIESANKAARGVDSRVKQVSVIYRDSVQKVQIATSDGNIAEDERIYTTAVIQVVAAEGDIIQTGYEPVGGFIGFELFDENPLDEIAIKTAKRAVAMLRAKKAPGGRMPVVISARAGGTMIHEAIGHGLEADLAQQGLSVYSNKIGSQVASPLITVIDDSTLPNKRGSFRFDDEGTSSQRTILVEKGILKGYMYDILTAMKDGVASTGNGRRESYKHRPIPRMTNTFIAQGEESPEAVIKSVEKGLFVKKMGGGQVNTVTGEFVFEVSDGYLIEKGKVGEPLRGATLCGNGPEILRAIDMVANDLGFSIGTCGKDAQGVPVSDAMPTIRIPDMVVGGEVYK